Genomic segment of Panthera leo isolate Ple1 chromosome B2, P.leo_Ple1_pat1.1, whole genome shotgun sequence:
CAAAAGCCACAAGGTGATGTGTGAGTTGACTGTCCCCAGGGCCTCAGGGGCGCCTGTTACGGGGGCTTGTCTTCGAAACATCTTCCAAGGGCCCTCTGTGTGCCTCGAGGAAAATGTGAAGCCCGTTTACATCATCTTTCCCCTATCTATCTTCACCACGAAACTGTGTTAGTGTTTTTATGTCCAAGTATTATAGGACTTTGAATCCCTGGGTGATAGAGCCTCAGAGCCCTTGAGAAGCTCAGTCACTCACCTGCATGCAGGGTGGCCTTTTTCTGTTCTGCAACGAAAGAGAACGAGATGGTCATTGATGGGTTTCTAATGAGAGAGGGGACACCTTGTCGGTGAACTAACGACAAGAAGAGAGAACTTACTGAGCTCTTCCAGGagtttctctggaaaacaaacagaaataccTTAATGACAAAGGAATAAATGGTTCATCTCTACCTGATTACTGAAGCTTTATCAATAAATGAGGAACAAGgattatggtttatttatttattttatgtttctaagaAATGTGCAGGAAGTTCCTACTGGCTTGGGATCAGATCTTTGATCTTTACTGGGAAACTGAGTTAGGAGCGAGGAGAGTCTGAGGGTGGGTAGTGAGTGCACATCAGGTCTAATATCTCAGTTTGCATTGGTTTTGACTCCTTCTGCCCCCCAGACCTTCATATTGGGGATCAGCGGCTTCAGGTGCCTTATAACGACCCCCCATCTTGACTTCCAGAATTCTAGACCCAAATATCTTCTGAAAGGACTTGGGTCCACCCCCACTCGGAAGCACTCCTGACAAGCGGCCTCTGACTCACCTTTAGAGCTGAATTCATCCTTTCTCTGTCGGGCTCTTTCCCTGTATAGTCTCCAAGTGCCAAATACGGACCCAATTGTAAGAAGTCCCAGGACCATCAAGATGACAGCCACTGCCACCATCCAGGGAGTCAGCCGTGGGAAGAAGGGAGCTGAAACGAAATCCCCAAGAAGGACATTTGTCGTGCGGCCCTGAGCAAGTCTGCCTCTGCTCCCGATTGCAAAGGGGGTTGCAAGAGAGGACGACCTAGACCTCCCCCGCTCCTCCCACGGCAAAAATGAGTCCTTCCAGCGCTGCTCTAagcttttcagaaaaattttgaTCTCAGGTaggggagggcagtgagagaggaaggacTAGGATGGGAGCCAAGGGGATGCGGGAAGTAAATAAGGAAGGGGACATGTCACCTCTGTGTGCCACAGAAAGGGACTCAATGACCAAAGAATAAGGAAAGGTCCCTGCCTGAGCCAGAgatggtcggggtgggggggagggtgatgAGAAGATCTGCTTTCCTGAGGGCCCTCGAAACCTAGACAGAGCTCTAGCATGGGAGGGGGGAGGCCAAGGGGCAAGGGTGGAAATGGGGTTTCCTGTTACTCAAGGAGAGAACGCTCTGGATTAGGAAGGCCCCCAAGGACGGAGCTTCTGTATCTAAGATATATCTCCTAAAATGGAAAATCTGGGATTTCAATGAGATCCAGGGAGGGTTGATGTGTTCAGAATCCCTATTCTTCTGATGACGTTGGTGGGGCTCCCTCACGTCGGGGATCAGGAGCTTAGGTGGGGAGAAAGTAGACAACTGTGTCATGAGGGCATGGCTTGGGCAGGTGCCCTAGGTGATGTGGCCCTGAAACTGTCACATAGGAACCCAACGCTGATTTCACTGACCTGGTATGGAGATCTCTACTTCCTTCTCCTGGCCCAGAAGGAGGTTCTGgaaatggcaggatatattcttCACGGAGGTGTCCCTGATGATCACGGAAGCCGCCACAGTGAACAGGCCTTCTTCATCAGGGTTCCTAGACTCTGCTGTGGACGGAAACCACTCTCCCTCGGAAGTTCTCCACCGCACCTGGGGCTCTGGGTACCATCCTACGGAGGTACACTCCAGCCGGATCTCTCCACTTTCTTGAACTTCCATATGGATTTGAGGGTCAGAGCCCAGAGCTGCGGAGAGAGAAGCTGGCCTCACTCCTTTAGTGGACGCCCTTCTGGGAACCTTATAACCATAGGGTTACACAGTCTGAGAAAGAAAGGCACACGGAGACTAGGAATGAGAGGGATTCATGTTCTGTTTCATgacacgaggaaactgaggcgtcAGTAAAAGGAACGTTATCAGAGAGGGATCCCATATTGGGATTTAGTGTTTGAAATGTAAGCAGGAGTGTGATGGACAGACATAGGAACACAGTCAGCAGGAACAGCAAGACCAATGGCTTAGAGGCAGGTTAGGGCGCtccagagatggggagagggcttTGTGGTTGGAAGTATTATGAAAAGACTTCGAGGAGGAGAACCAGGAGTGGGTATTTAACAGAGAAGATGTGAACAGAGAAGAAGTGTCCCTGAGGAGAAGGGGGATTGGAGGTTCCCTGCATTAAGATTGTAGCTGACAATTTAAGTTTCCTTTCCGTGTGATACTGATTCAGGAATTTTCTTAAATGGTTTCAACCTCCTTGCCCCAGTGTCCTAACATATATCAACATAAAGCTGTTCTTACCCTTTCTGTTTTCAGCCTAATTATATTCTTACAATTCTACAGAGTATAGAAAAACACCAAGCTGCAGAGGAGAGTCCTTATACACCTGTCCACAGCTCTTAGTTTAAATCCATGTTTcgatttgtgtgtatatgtgaaaaTGGGTATTCTTTTCATGAAAAGGGCTGCCTGCCACTTTCAGGAGATTCTCAAAGATGTCTATCACTTTAAAAGAGTAACAATAACAGTTTCATGTATACACTGTCTCACTTTATTTCATTCTTGCCAAATCTTGTTTGACAGATGCATTGCCCAGTTTTATAGCAGGAAATAAGGCTCAGAAAGAGATTAGTTTGATGGCATTCCAAGTAAGCGGGAAAGTCAGACCCCAACGCATACTTTCCTCCTGAATGCTTACCATTCTCCTTAGTTTGAAATTTGGCttgaagcagagaagggaaacaaaacccaaaaacttttCTAGGTGGATCAACAATGTTAGCGAGCAGCCACCTCTAGGATCCTGGGAAGCCCGTCCCTAGGCACGAATCCACGCGGCAGCCTCAGGTTGCAACGGAAAAGCGCGGCACAGGGTCCCTCACCGGAGTGGTGACAAGCAGACACAACCTGAATGTTGGGGCCTGGGGCTGAATCCAGCATATTCTGGCGCGCTAACTAGAGAGGATGTGGTGTAGCCTCGCAATCACAACATGGGGCCATCTCTCCAACGCCTTCCCGCTGACCTCCCACCCTCGGCCCGCCAGCCTTTTCCGCCCTAGAAGGGATTTCTCGGGACGACGAACGCGGTGGCTTCCAAAGCAAGGGAGCCGCGGGAAAACGGACGCCGCCCGGAAGTCACCGGAGAGGGTCGAACCCGCGCACTCACCGGCCACCTTCAGGTGCACGCTGGCCTCCCCGTAGCGTCCGTCCTGCCGGAAGAGGCACCGGTACTCGCCGTCGTCCGAGGCCCGGACCCGGTGTATGCGCACGGCGACGCGCCCGGCCGCGATGTCGCCGTCCAGCAGCGTGGCCCTGCCGCGGTACTCGGCCGTCTGCTCGGCCTCCCGCTCGCGGCCGTCCCGGCGCACCAGCAGCGCGGCCGCCACCTTCCCGCGGAACCACCGCAGCTCCATGCGCTCGGCGCTCACGCTCGGGGACAGGCGGCAGGGCAGCTCGGCGTCGTCCCCCAGCGCGGCCAGGACGGGCTCCGCGGGGCCGATCACGTCGAAGGGGGCTGCGCAAACCGGGCGTGCAGGGGGGAGCTGAGGACTCACACCGACGGAGGGCCGTCTGCTCCACCCGGATCCCGGCCGAGGtcggggcgtgggggggggggggaaccccagGGGGCCAGAGACGGAGCCCGGGGGGACCTACCCGAATCGGGCCTGGACAGCTGGAAGAAAGTGAGTACGAGCAGGCACGCGGGGAGGCAGGAGTTTGGAAAAACTGCCATGTCCAGCCTTCCTGGGGCAGCAGGTCACCGGGTGTCCTGCGGGCGTCAGAACTTGCGCCTGGGAGAGGCAGGCCGGGAGATGGATCTTTCGACGCCCTTCTCCGGCCTCCTCCCCACCGCTCTTTCCACGCGGATCCGCCCGCTCGCCCCCTCCCACCGCAGACTCCCGGTGCGAGCGCACACCGCCCCGTGTGGCCGAGCAGGTGCACAGCCGAATAGGCCCTAAACCCCTAAAAGAATCCTAGGAGAAGGGAATTGGGAGGCATGGTACCCATTAATGGGTTGCGTACCAATGTACCGCTGCTCTaaatagccccccccccccagtacagTAATTTGGTATTTGCTTTCAGGAATGATAATAACGATGAAGcgatggaggcagagatggaaACCAGGGGACTGAAccggaggagagaagaggaaagtcgggggaagggaggggagctgGAGAGTAAAGGGCAGGGGTAGAGGGCCCAGGACCCGGgaaagagccagagggagagaaagtgctctcgggggggggggggggggggggaccagagCGGGCACAGGCACTGACCTCTGATCTTGGAGGAAgaggcacccaggagcctggTTAGCAAGTGACCAAGCTGGCTGTGGCCCCAGGAGCCAAAGTTAAAGGCGGGGAAGAAGGAAGCGGGAAGTGATCTCAGGAAAgcctgcccccagctcccaggccttggctctggggggtggggtggggaggggaagtttTCCAGAGAGATGAAGGGTCCGTGTCTTTGCAGTCTTCAGCTCAAAGACCAGGATACAGAAGGATGGGCTGGACTAAATAAAAGGGGATAGGGCAAAAAGGGAGGGTCAAGACAACACTAAAATGAAACGGAAGGCGTTGGGCTGGTGAATTTCCCCCCTCAAGCCTCACTTCTTTTATCCTGAAGTTGGGGAGGCACTGGgagcattaaatgagattaaGCCTGTCAAGTGATGGTAAGGATTGAGAAGAGGGCAAGTTGTTACTCTGTTGTTTATGTGGGTTGAAAGTTCAAGGGTAGACTGGGAATGCCCGTGTGTGATTCAGTTTTCACTGCCTCAAAGTTGCCTTCCTGCAAGCAATTCGGCCTGCAATTCCTTATTTTGGGGTTAAACCTCTtattgtcatgaaaaaaaaaattaaaaacatgggaaaacatttttttagttatttttttaagattttatttttaagtaatctctacacccagtgtgggactcaaacttacaaccccaagatcaaggctctcctgctccactgactgagccaggcaggcacctctGGAAAACACTTTTACAAAGCAGAAATCACTCATAATGTCACCAACCAATGACAGCCTCTGTTCACATTCTGGCAGAATTGAAGATGCTTTTGCATAATCAGAAACATTATTTATACTTACATAATATCATATTGTAGGTTCCTGTAATACCCAAGATTGTGGGACAtcttagtggtttttttttttaatctactgtaACTAGTGcgctttataaatacataaatctttgTCCACATCTTTGATACTTCCTGACAAACTTTCtgataaattcccagaaagaTAGTCATCGGGTCTAGGAGTTGAATTATGAGCATATTGCCAAAGTTAAACCTATCACACTGTTAATGGGAATGAGCCTCTCACCTAATTCCTGCCAACACTGAGAACAATTATTCCCTAGTCATCACTaatgggatgggtgaaatggatcaaattattattttactagaCATTTATAGGACAGCGAGGCTGATCACTTTTCATATTAACTATTTAATATACTCTGGAAGAGATTTTTCCAGGCAAattggccccccccccccagacattCTGATGCTGTTTCCTATTCTTCCGTATggattttttataaattaaagctGTCAACCCTGTATTATATTTGTGGCTCATATCCTTCACCACCCCAGTTTGTACTTTGCCTTTATTTCAGGTTATGATTAAGACCaacaaaagaggggcacctgggtggctcggtgggttgagcctctgactttggctgaggtcatgatctcagggttcatgagccAGACCCGACCCGcagacccgcatcgggcttgaAGCTGTGAGCGCGGAGCCCGCTTCCAATCCTTTGTCCCcggcctctctgcccctcccccacctacaggctatctcaaaaataaacattaaaaaagaaaaaaacgaccAACAAAAAGTAATTGCTCCGGTTGACTTACAAGACTGCTAGAATGGCTTTTACCAAATggaaatctgatcatgtcacttcttGCTTCAAAACCCCTACATGTCTCCTTAGTGGCCCCAGCaccaaattcagacacttaatCTGGTCAAGAAAATGTAGGATCTAGTTGTCTCCCTGATTCCTTCCTCTcggcctcttctccctcccctccgaTGGCCTATCCACCTCTCGAAGAATTTGGAAGATGGGGTAACCTCAGCCCACAGCACCTTTCCAGGCCTCCAGGTTCCGGTGCTGTCTCCCCTCTTCCTACAGCATCTGCAGGACAAAGTCCTGCTCCTCCCTCAGAAGCTCATTTAAGGACAACTTCTTCCAGAAGCAAGCAGGTGCACCCTCTCTTCTAGAGCTGCTCCTTCGTTCCCTGGGCCGGACCTCACTGTGGTCCCAGCCGAGCACCCTAACCAGAGGGGCTTCAGGAAGGAGCTCCCAGCGCTGCCCAACTCAAGTGAGAAATACTCTTAAAGTCTTGGGTCTTACCCATAAGTTTGGGGTAAATCACATCATTTTACTTCATTATATACGAGATTTGTTTAAATATGACTCTGGATAACCTAGGCCCCCTGCAAGCAAAACCGAGTCTCCAGGACATGGGCCTGGTTTATCCTGTGACACAGGAAACTTCCTGGTCCTCTCTGCTGGCACACACCTGACCTGAGTCCTACTTTGACAggcacatgtttatttttgtcttttgtttccaaGTCTACCTTCCTCTCCTAAACTGAGCTCCCCTTCAAGTTTACTCTCTGACTTCTCATCAGCACAAAAGCCAAAATAGAATTTGCAGCTGAAATCAAACTAACTGGTCCTTGGCCTTCCTCGTTTGAAATGCTCCTGTCTCATTCTCAACTCCCCTTTGTGTTTAACTTCTGAAAAATATCATCTATAATGGGTTTCCTCTCCTCAACACGCTATGACTAGACTCCTGACCCCTGCTCTACGTTGTCAAAAAAATCTCACAgggaattttggggggaaagaaaaaaagaagagcttttTCCTGCACCCAAGGGAGCTACACGGAACAAGGAAGGGGCCAGGGAGATAGAAAGCAATGGTATCTAGAACTCAAGCTATGTGGCAGCCCCAGTTTTGACAGGGTAACATCTGAGTCACTTCTACATACAGGAACACCTTGGGTCATCCCAGGCAGGATGTCTGAGTCAAGGCTCACTCCGGGAACAGAGATGCTAGGCGCCCCTGTCTCTCCAGGCTCGCATTGTTCGTGAGGTGCCTGAACCATGCGGGGCTGCTATGGGGAAGGTCCTGCCACGCCCAGGGCCACTGGAGACCCGAAACAGACTTTTCCCTCTGAGACGCAAAGATCGTTTGGGCCGAGGCATGTGCCCCGCTCCCTATGGAGTGAATCTCATGGCCAAAGGTCAGGACTTATCTCTTTGGCCCTTTCCCACCACTGTTCAGATCTCCCAGTGTCCTAGACTAGTCAGAGCCAGGGATTACGCTCATCCTCGTTCTACGTGACCTTCACCAGCACTTGACTGAGGCAACCACTtgccccttctgtctctcttttacgtttctttatttattgtcttaagtaagctctacatccagCATGGAACTCAAACTCCCAGCCCCgggattaagagtcgcatgctcttcttactgagccagccaggtgtcctgcttctctttctaaaattagtttatttttcattttttagaggaGCAAGTGAGCGGGcgagaggggcaaggagagaatctcaagcaggccccatgctcagcacgcAGCCCGACGAGAGGCTTGagcccatgaccccgggatcatgacctgggagtCAGAGTAAAGCAGGTTTCCCTCAACAACATGGacgggcatcatccaatccattgagGGCTGAGTAGAACAAAGACGGAGGCAGCGTGTTTGCTCTCTGCTTGAGCTGGGATGTCCAGCTGTCCCTTCCCTCAGACGCTGGCTCCCTGGTTCTCAGACCTTGGGGTTTGGAGCACTTTTCCAGGGGCTCCAGCTTGTGGGGGGCAGAACCTGAGGCTTCTCTGCCTCCACAGTCACATGAACTGGTCCCTCGTAACACATCTTTTTCTAGATGTCTGTATCTACGCTGTTGggtctgcttctctggagaaccctgatacAGTTCTTTTACATCACCACTACAGATAGGTCActtttcttcactctttccaACTCCATGGTTATGTAGCTGTAATCTTATGGAAGGGCCAACACAGTTAGAAGCAAAGagtcccagagaaatgaagatccGCTGATGTGCGTATCATTGCGCTTTGCGTTCTGCAGTAACAGGgaggttttatggttttataaGAGATGCAAAGCCTTATTGATGGAACCGTGTGGGAGAACCCCACAATTCTCCAAGCTCTTGTAggaatttctttggaaaataaacagaactAAAGCAACTGGGATTTGAGTTAAGacgtgggaaggaggagggaatgtGCTTGAGAATCATACAATGGAGTGACTGTTCCCTTCTGTGAAAACTTGATTACCGAAAAACTATCAATACATCACAAACAAGGAATGCTTTTTGTTGCAGTTTATGTTCTTAGAAATCTGCAGGAAGTTCCTTTTGGCTTCACTTGCTAAGAGAGGTTGCTGTATCTAGGGAACTTAAGTGAAAGTCTGCAGCCAAGTTTGGGATGGATGGGTAGGAGGGCTGGGAGACCGATAGGGGCTCCTCCGTCTGTGGCCACGCTGGAGCCCAGCAGCCAAGGCGGACCTGTGGCCAAACCCAGTTGAATTTGATGGTACCTGTTACCGCAGCACAGATCTCACATACTGTGGggaggctgggagctggggtgTCTCAgtgagaggggtgggagggattTATAGGATTTCAGTTTGTGGTGGGGGTTTGGGAGAGGGTCAGTCAAAGAGGGAAGGGTTGCTCTGGATGAATGCCGCTGGAAATCGGGGGACTGGTGGCAGCACTGAATATTCTGATGTTTATTAGGACATGGAGGAACAGAGTGGGCTGAAACTATAATGGGTAAAGAAGCGGTTAGCTGAGACGGGGATGTGTGGTCGTTCTTGTGGTTTGCCTGTGGTGTTGCATTTGTGTCTGCATGCCGAACATGATTACACAGGGGACTTGTCTCACTCCGTCACAATCCCAGAGTGGTCTTGTCCGTTCTGGGAAGCAGCTGTCACACCTGATTTTGCTTTCTCAGAGCCCACATTCTCCTTCAGATCTAAAggtatttggggttttatttatttatgtattatttaatacatttggGGTTTTATAACCTTTAGAATCCCTTCCCATGTTacatatgtattttgagagagagagagagagagagagagagagagtgagcagaggagaggcagacagagagggagacagaatcccaagcaggctctgtgcacagagcccaacgcagggcgtgaacccacgaaccacaagaccatgacctgagccgaaatcaacagccCGACATTTAaccttaaccgaccgagccacccaggcacccccctccctcccaattaaaaaaaagtttctttatctatttaagTAACTGCTATaccgaatgtggggctcaaactcacaaccccaagaacaagagtcaCCTGCTGCTCTAGCTGAGCTCCCCAGGGACCCTGAATCCCTCCCAATTTTGAAAAGCCTAGAATCATAGTTCTAGACTCTAGACGGGGATGACTTTTGACTAGAAGTCATCTTAAAGGGTTATGGAATTCAAGCATGTCTAAGGTTTAAATGCCCACAAGGCACGAACACCCTGCGGAGCAGCCTCATCTGGTGAAATATACAGGAATCAACCTCAGCCTTCCCCTCTGGGTGCCTCCCACGccatttcatttccaaaataatattcCCCAAATGAGAAGTCTCAGGCATGTGATGACCACTGAGCAGAGAATCAGTTTTAGatgtaagggaggaaaaaaaaaaaggccctagACATTTTAATGATGAAAAGTAGAATAGGCCACGCAAAATACACCATTTTGTCACagaaattattttgagctgaaggcaatctaGAAGGGGCCAACAAAGATTTCAGTAGAATTTTAGTCCTGAACACTGTGgggaaaatgcattttcttcagAATTACCCATTATGTGCATTTAAAttctgccaggaaaaaaaaaaaaaaaaaactattttgttttaaactactTTTTGTATTTAGTAGCTTTTtgtataaattaaacaaaaggtttttgagtcaggaaaaaaaaaaaaggcagccaacaCAGGAAAAGTTCTTTACTTTCCCCGTTTTGCCTAAAGGcaagatataaattattttaccGGAGACTGACATTTACCAGCCCAGAGAGGAACCAGGAGAATCTGCAAACCTCCATTACTTTCCTCCCTTATTAGTACCTTCCCAGCTTGTTGGCCTTGGGGcctaaaattgttttcctttgtccTATCACCTCTGCAAATGTACTCTCCTTTATTGAAGATGGAAAATAAGTTGGAATTCTAAGTTACCATCGtgagtttgttttcatttaggtTTCCCTTGTGA
This window contains:
- the BTN1A1 gene encoding butyrophilin subfamily 1 member A1 isoform X1 encodes the protein MAVFPNSCLPACLLVLTFFQLSRPDSAPFDVIGPAEPVLAALGDDAELPCRLSPSVSAERMELRWFRGKVAAALLVRRDGREREAEQTAEYRGRATLLDGDIAAGRVAVRIHRVRASDDGEYRCLFRQDGRYGEASVHLKVAALGSDPQIHMEVQESGEIRLECTSVGWYPEPQVRWRTSEGEWFPSTAESRNPDEEGLFTVAASVIIRDTSVKNISCHFQNLLLGQEKEVEISIPAPFFPRLTPWMVAVAVILMVLGLLTIGSVFGTWRLYRERARQRKDEFSSKEKLLEELKQKKATLHAVDVTLDPDTAHPHLFLYEDSKSVRLEDSRQKLPEKPERFDSWPCVLGRETFTSGRHFWEVEVGDRADWAVGVCRENVVKKGFDPMTPQNGFWAVELYGSGYWALTPQRTPLPLAGPPRRVGIFLDYESGDVSFYNMANGAPIYTFSNASFSGPLRPFFCLWSCGKKPLTICPPTDGPERVTVVVDAEDFAKEIPLSPMGEDSASGDTDTLHSKLIPTQPSQGAP
- the BTN1A1 gene encoding butyrophilin subfamily 1 member A1 isoform X2, with the translated sequence MAVFPNSCLPACLLVLTFFQLSRPDSAPFDVIGPAEPVLAALGDDAELPCRLSPSVSAERMELRWFRGKVAAALLVRRDGREREAEQTAEYRGRATLLDGDIAAGRVAVRIHRVRASDDGEYRCLFRQDGRYGEASVHLKVAALGSDPQIHMEVQESGEIRLECTSVGWYPEPQVRWRTSEGEWFPSTAESRNPDEEGLFTVAASVIIRDTSVKNISCHFQNLLLGQEKEVEISIPAPFFPRLTPWMVAVAVILMVLGLLTIGSVFGTWRLYRERARQRKDEFSSKEQKKATLHAVDVTLDPDTAHPHLFLYEDSKSVRLEDSRQKLPEKPERFDSWPCVLGRETFTSGRHFWEVEVGDRADWAVGVCRENVVKKGFDPMTPQNGFWAVELYGSGYWALTPQRTPLPLAGPPRRVGIFLDYESGDVSFYNMANGAPIYTFSNASFSGPLRPFFCLWSCGKKPLTICPPTDGPERVTVVVDAEDFAKEIPLSPMGEDSASGDTDTLHSKLIPTQPSQGAP